The Acinetobacter lwoffii genomic sequence TGATGGATGAATTACCGAAACACTTTGAAAGTGTCAGCGTTCAGGATATCCAGCGTGTCGCAAACGCCTATTTTGTACGTGAAAATCTCAGCACGCTTTATCTCTCTCCTGAACAAAACACCCAGCAACGGGGATTATAATGCTTCAACTTCGTTCATTTTTGCTTATTTCAATTTTAAGTCTTAGCTCGGCTACCCATGCAGAAAACTATCTGGATCCCCAGCCTAACCAAAATGATAATCCGAGTCAGTTACAGTCTATCCCTTTGCTGCAAAGCTTAAAAAATATTAATCAGCAACGGGATTTTCAGGCGCCTTATATTCATGATCTAAATAATCGCTACAAAGTACGCACGCTGTTTGTTGAAACGCAAGATCTTCCCATGGTAGATATCCAGCTGACCTTTAATGCCGGTTCGGCCCGTGATCAGGAAATTGCCAAAGGCCTATATGGTCTATCCAATATGGCAGCCAAGTTGATGCGTGAAGGAACCGACAAATATAGCGCCAATCAGGTGGCGGAAGTTTTTGACCAAACCGGAGCACAATTCAGCGTACAAGCCTATCGGGATATGTTTGTGGTTCGTCTGCGTACGCTTTCAGACCCGGAAAAACTGGAACCCGCATTGGGCATGCTGATGGAGGTTCTCAAGAATGCATCATTTAAACCATCCAGCATTAATCTGGCTTTAAGCAATACCCAAGTGGGACAAAAACAGCTGCAGGAAAACCCAAGCCGACTGATGGATATCCGTTTTTATCGTGCCCTATATGGTCAGCACCCTTATGCAGAACCAATCAGCGGCACCCAAGGCAGCACCAAGAAAATTAACGCAGAATTATTAAAAAAATTCCGTGATCAGTTTCTGGTGGCGCAAAATATGAATATTGCCATTACGGGTAAACTCAGCCCGAAACAGGCACTGGAACTATCTGAACGAATTGCCGGCAATTTACCGCAAGGGCAAAAAGCAGAGGCATTGCCACAGCCTGAAATCCAATCTGGTTTTGAAGTAGTACATCTACCCTATAACTCGTCTCAGGCGCATGTCACTTTTGGGCATTTAGGCCCAACCCGCTTTACTGAAGATAAACTGGCTTTAGAGGTCGCCAATCGCATGTTTGGCGGTAGCGGATTTAATGCGGTATTGATGCAGGAACTGCGGGTGAAACGTGGTTTTACTTATGGCGCTTATAGTTCGTTGAGCTTTAGTCAGGCACCGGGCGTATTCAGCTTTAAGTATTCCACGCGTCAGGATCAACTGCTAGATAGCATTCAGGTCGCACATCAAGCATTTATCAACTTTGTCAGTCAACCTATTGATACTCAGCGTCTGGAAGAAACCAAAGCAGGCATGTTACGTGCTTTTCCTAATAATTACAGCAGTAATGCCACCATTAATGCCCAGCTAGGCAATATGGGCTTCTATAGTGAGCAAAGTAATTATCTATCCAGTTATCCAGATCGGCTGGCTAAAATCACAGCGGCAGATGTACAAAATGCAGTGCGCAAGCATTTTCATCCTGATCGCTTAA encodes the following:
- a CDS encoding M16 family metallopeptidase, encoding MLQLRSFLLISILSLSSATHAENYLDPQPNQNDNPSQLQSIPLLQSLKNINQQRDFQAPYIHDLNNRYKVRTLFVETQDLPMVDIQLTFNAGSARDQEIAKGLYGLSNMAAKLMREGTDKYSANQVAEVFDQTGAQFSVQAYRDMFVVRLRTLSDPEKLEPALGMLMEVLKNASFKPSSINLALSNTQVGQKQLQENPSRLMDIRFYRALYGQHPYAEPISGTQGSTKKINAELLKKFRDQFLVAQNMNIAITGKLSPKQALELSERIAGNLPQGQKAEALPQPEIQSGFEVVHLPYNSSQAHVTFGHLGPTRFTEDKLALEVANRMFGGSGFNAVLMQELRVKRGFTYGAYSSLSFSQAPGVFSFKYSTRQDQLLDSIQVAHQAFINFVSQPIDTQRLEETKAGMLRAFPNNYSSNATINAQLGNMGFYSEQSNYLSSYPDRLAKITAADVQNAVRKHFHPDRLTLVVVNKELDQNALKMRLEQNLMDANYYLPTNPMPKASPQRPAEADVPEAIPADKPASI